In Mustelus asterias chromosome 17, sMusAst1.hap1.1, whole genome shotgun sequence, the following are encoded in one genomic region:
- the LOC144506559 gene encoding uncharacterized protein C3orf38 homolog, translating into MTQFSVMQKLGCTEILQSLNYSDLFALKDTVASKQINAWTTKEAINVILNCSQNAEELLKRRKVVREAILKYLITHDVVTSASADKQQLIDKVLSYWVQEEWKRKAVINQTKHNILVQARNQELEQKTKEKAAKAKLEVLAQEVKMAKRDLDQARQVEDQLKRQMEEQARKQKEERVRQADEQMRRQVKKQMKKQAEEQARSELEEQIKRKVQEQMREQAQDEAKRQLELQMNIHFNVMQSEAPPLTNGDFDCQVIGEEFCQWFFVLLNSQNPSFGRQPEEWGPQHFWEDAILQFAYSVKEHHTEHHQSSVMVSQRLLSLVKDEQLLFNPNIGQNGMRCVTSPHGIVAIAVAGTIHKNIQCLGIFEQLFGLVRTPVGRSNWKIKYVNLQMKALSGQQEIIQPSLSIELPALMAHLNELSVLLK; encoded by the exons AAGCCATCAATGTCATTCTAAACTGTAGCCAAAATGCTGAAGAGCTACTAAAGCGGCGGAAGGTTGTGCGAGAGGCAATATTGAAATACTTAATCACCCATGATGTTGTCACCTCAGCTTCAGCAGACAAACAGCAACTCATTGACAAGGTTTTGTCCTATTGGGTACAGGAAGAATGGAAGAGAAAAGcggtaataaatcaaacaaaacaCAACATTCTGGTGCAAGCTAGGAACCAAGAATTGGAGCAGAAGACAAAGGAGAAAGCTGCAAAAGCAAAGCTAGAAGTCCTGGCACAAGAGGTCAAGATGGCAAAGAGGGATTTGGATCAGGCAAGACAAGTCGAGGATCAGTTGAAAAGACAAATGGAGGAGCAGGCAAGGAAACAGAAggaggagagggtgagacagGCCGATGAACAGATGAGAAGACAAGTGAAGAAGCAAATGAAGAAACAAGCAGAGGAGCAGGCAAGGAGCGAACTGGAAGAGCAAATTAAGAGAAAAGTGCAAGAGCAAATGAGGGAACAAGCACAGGATGAGGCAAAGAGGCAACTGGAATTGCAAATGAACATACATTTCAATGTTATGCAG AGCGAGGCGCCACCTCTGACAAATGGAGACTTTGACTGCCAAGTAATAGGAGAGGAGTTCTGCCaatggttctttgttcttctgaacTCCCAAAATCCTTCATTTGGCCGACAACCAGAAGAGTGGGGTCCGCAGCACTTTTGGGAGGATGCAATACTTCAATTTGCTTATTCTGTCAAAGAACACCACACCGAGCACCATCAGAGTTCGGTGATGGTCAGCCAGCGCTTGCTGTCCCTGGTGAAGGATGAGCAACTGCTCTTCAATCCCAACATTGGCCAGAACGGCATGAGATGCGTTACTTCTCCACATGGGATAGTTGCCATTGCAGTGGCGGGCACCATTCACAAGAACATCCAGTGCCTTGGTATTTTCGAGCAGCTCTTTGGACTTGTCCGCACACCCGTTGGTAGAAGCAACTGGAAAATCAAGTACGTTAACCTGCAGATGAAAGCTTTGAGTGGCCAACAGGAAATAATCCAACCCAGTTTATCTATTGAGCTGCCTGCACTAATGGCCCATCTCAATGAATTAAGTGTACTTCTCAAGTGA